One Candidatus Saccharimonadia bacterium genomic region harbors:
- a CDS encoding NAD(P)-dependent oxidoreductase: protein MTKPHLAFFDVHELDQSAYRAGLADEFELTMSEAGLTAAEASGAEVISVHVTSQVTAEVMAALPKLKLIACRTTGYDNVDLAYAAAHDIAVVTVPAYGQDTVAEYAFLLMMAVSRRLMLSAHSVRAQTVTPTKLTGHELAGKTLGIIGTGRIGRQAARIARGFSMTVIACDVYPNPAAATELGFTYAPLPEVLAAADYLTLHAPATPETHHLLGAQQFAQMKPGVFIVNTARGSLIDTPALIAALNSGHVAGAGLDVLEGEELLSLPDELTLLSAHELGDDARHVLGIDILRQLPNVLITSHNAYNSFEALGRIRDVTIANIHAWRQGKPQNVVEKHE, encoded by the coding sequence ATGACCAAACCCCACCTTGCTTTTTTTGACGTGCATGAGCTCGATCAATCCGCTTATCGCGCCGGTCTAGCCGATGAATTCGAGCTGACAATGTCCGAAGCCGGCCTCACAGCCGCCGAGGCCTCGGGTGCCGAAGTAATCTCGGTGCATGTCACCAGCCAGGTGACCGCCGAGGTGATGGCCGCATTGCCCAAGCTCAAACTCATAGCCTGCCGCACCACCGGCTACGACAATGTCGACTTGGCCTACGCCGCCGCGCACGACATTGCCGTGGTCACCGTGCCGGCCTACGGGCAAGACACCGTCGCCGAATACGCCTTTTTGCTCATGATGGCCGTTTCGCGCCGGCTGATGCTGTCGGCTCATTCGGTGCGGGCCCAAACCGTGACGCCCACCAAGCTCACCGGCCACGAGCTAGCCGGCAAAACCCTCGGCATCATCGGCACCGGCCGCATCGGCCGCCAGGCGGCCCGCATCGCCCGCGGCTTTAGCATGACCGTGATCGCTTGCGACGTGTACCCCAACCCAGCCGCCGCCACCGAGCTAGGATTCACTTACGCACCGCTCCCCGAGGTGCTAGCCGCCGCCGATTACCTCACGCTCCACGCGCCCGCCACGCCCGAGACGCACCACCTGCTGGGTGCCCAGCAATTCGCCCAGATGAAGCCGGGTGTCTTCATCGTCAATACCGCCCGCGGTTCGCTCATCGACACCCCGGCGCTCATTGCGGCGCTCAATTCCGGCCACGTCGCCGGAGCTGGCCTCGACGTCCTCGAAGGCGAGGAGCTCCTCAGCCTGCCCGATGAACTCACGCTGCTGAGTGCTCACGAGCTCGGCGACGACGCCCGTCACGTGCTCGGCATCGATATCCTCCGCCAGCTCCCCAATGTGTTAATTACCTCCCACAATGCCTACAACTCGTTTGAGGCTCTGGGGCGCATTCGCGACGTTACCATTGCCAATATCCACGCTTGGCGCCAAGGTAAGCCCCAAAACGTCGTAGAAAAGCATGAGTAA
- a CDS encoding 6-phosphogluconolactonase, which translates to MQLEFIPASSPQPVAAYLAAKILAQLADGRSVLWLLSGGSGIATAVATASLLSGHDLSSLTVSLIDERYGPPGHADSNWHQLEVAGLKLPGATLHPVLTGASESDTAAAFAKFLADQFDTADHVLGLLGIGLDGHTSGILPHSPAVTAPGLVCAYDGGQYQRLTTTPRALKHLNEAVAYAAGEAKWPVLDRLETDLPIAEQPAQALKAVPHLTIFTDRPLH; encoded by the coding sequence ATGCAGCTCGAATTCATTCCTGCCTCCTCGCCTCAGCCCGTCGCGGCGTATCTGGCCGCCAAAATCCTCGCCCAACTCGCCGACGGCCGCAGTGTGCTATGGCTGCTTTCGGGCGGGTCGGGCATCGCCACGGCCGTGGCCACGGCATCGCTTCTGAGCGGCCATGATCTGAGCAGCCTCACCGTCAGCCTCATCGACGAACGCTACGGCCCGCCCGGCCATGCCGACTCCAATTGGCACCAGCTTGAAGTCGCCGGCCTCAAGCTTCCTGGCGCCACGCTGCACCCCGTGCTCACCGGCGCGTCCGAGTCCGACACGGCCGCCGCCTTTGCCAAGTTCCTTGCCGACCAATTCGACACCGCCGACCACGTGCTGGGCCTGCTCGGTATCGGACTCGACGGCCACACTTCGGGCATTCTGCCTCACAGCCCGGCCGTCACCGCACCGGGCCTCGTCTGCGCGTACGACGGAGGCCAGTACCAGCGCCTCACCACCACGCCCCGAGCGCTCAAGCACCTCAATGAAGCCGTGGCGTACGCCGCCGGCGAGGCCAAGTGGCCGGTGCTCGACCGTCTCGAAACCGACCTGCCCATCGCCGAGCAGCCGGCGCAGGCTCTCAAGGCCGTTCCCCATCTCACCATTTTCACTGATCGACCGCTCCACTAA
- a CDS encoding GNAT family N-acetyltransferase, translating into MTRIVIAPAQVRSLISLHQLFAEAVRAHFTYFPDSVQRRVIRDHAPHRLLRAALDPRRIVLTAREGRRIIGYAIGAAPKTGPAQLFWLYVDPDYRGANTGLSLLSRMLKLLAACGAESVTIATHDHRSYYERQGFKFVEEAIVDGVRMDILTFKLQGHH; encoded by the coding sequence ATGACCCGTATCGTCATCGCCCCGGCCCAGGTCCGGTCGCTCATCAGCCTGCATCAATTGTTTGCCGAGGCCGTGCGCGCTCACTTCACCTACTTTCCCGACTCGGTCCAACGCCGGGTCATTCGCGACCACGCCCCGCACCGCCTGCTGCGCGCCGCTCTCGATCCGCGGCGCATTGTCCTCACCGCCCGCGAAGGCCGCCGCATCATCGGCTACGCCATCGGCGCCGCGCCCAAAACCGGCCCGGCGCAGCTTTTTTGGCTCTATGTCGACCCCGATTACCGCGGCGCCAATACCGGCCTCAGTCTGCTTTCGCGCATGCTCAAACTGCTCGCTGCCTGTGGCGCCGAGTCGGTCACCATTGCCACTCACGATCACCGTAGCTATTACGAGCGCCAAGGGTTTAAATTTGTAGAAGAGGCAATAGTAGACGGTGTGCGCATGGATATTCTGACGTTTAAACTTCAGGGACATCACTAG
- a CDS encoding VOC family protein — MSVKLNPYLTFNGNTKEVMEFYHTVFGGKLDLSTFGDFPNPPEGYADKIMHAALTSDDLTIMASEGMPGGTVNFGDNVSLSLSGDDHEKLTGYFKALSEDGHVTMPLEKQMWGDVFGMLKDKYGINWLVNIDSKPAK; from the coding sequence ATGAGCGTCAAATTAAACCCCTATCTTACCTTCAACGGCAACACCAAAGAAGTGATGGAATTTTATCACACCGTTTTTGGCGGCAAGCTCGATCTGAGCACCTTTGGCGACTTCCCCAACCCGCCCGAAGGCTACGCCGACAAAATTATGCACGCTGCGCTTACCAGCGATGACCTCACCATTATGGCTTCCGAAGGGATGCCCGGCGGCACGGTGAACTTCGGCGATAACGTCAGCCTCAGTCTGTCCGGCGACGATCACGAGAAGCTCACCGGCTACTTCAAGGCACTCAGCGAAGACGGCCATGTCACCATGCCGCTCGAAAAGCAGATGTGGGGCGATGTTTTTGGCATGCTCAAGGATAAATATGGCATCAACTGGCTGGTGAACATCGACAGTAAGCCGGCCAAATAA
- a CDS encoding GIY-YIG nuclease family protein → MAAELIRTTHTDAAWRAQVIAFVRAQKPILLDYLFDPPDQIVPQRLYRYDVFDDYLSRHRDDFEFGFDLITSLRRITEARTFGVYVIELDRNPNYVYVGQTWYLPEERLAQHNTGFAAFHAARPFKRGARGRLRRDLFAHLPRVRSQPQAEAMEASLAMQLKKLGFRVEGGH, encoded by the coding sequence ATGGCCGCCGAACTCATCCGCACCACCCACACCGACGCCGCCTGGCGCGCGCAGGTCATAGCCTTTGTGCGGGCCCAAAAGCCCATCCTCCTCGACTACCTCTTCGACCCGCCCGACCAGATCGTGCCCCAGCGCCTCTATCGCTACGACGTGTTCGACGACTACCTCAGCCGCCACCGCGACGACTTCGAATTCGGCTTCGACCTCATCACCAGCCTCCGCCGCATCACCGAGGCCCGCACCTTCGGCGTCTATGTGATCGAGCTCGACCGCAACCCCAACTACGTCTACGTCGGCCAAACCTGGTACCTCCCCGAGGAGCGCCTCGCCCAGCACAACACCGGCTTCGCGGCCTTCCACGCTGCCCGTCCCTTCAAGCGTGGTGCCCGCGGCCGTCTGCGCCGCGATCTCTTCGCCCACCTCCCGCGCGTGCGCTCCCAGCCCCAGGCCGAAGCCATGGAAGCGTCGCTAGCCATGCAGCTCAAAAAACTCGGCTTCCGCGTGGAGGGCGGGCACTGA
- a CDS encoding UTP--glucose-1-phosphate uridylyltransferase, which translates to MPKKITKAIICAAGLGTRFLPMTKAMPKEMLPIIDKPIIQYVVEEAVAAGITDIIIVGSANKRTIEDHFDHQYELEQKLRNDGKTELAERMEQVAELGNFIYLRQKGPYGNATPVLNAAHLLNHEPFLVLFADDFFNSQVPRSVQLVETFERFGKPVISLVPVDPSRAKSYGVADIKHAVDDDTFELAGLLEKPEPDETPAHNGHIYASVAGYVFTPEMMQYVEALEPDKSGELVLANAINAYSKHETVYGRVIEGHWHDAGNKEKYLEAIVDVALDDPKIAPAFRDYLVAKLKNPDHQ; encoded by the coding sequence ATGCCCAAAAAAATTACCAAAGCCATCATCTGCGCTGCCGGTCTCGGCACGCGGTTTTTGCCCATGACCAAGGCCATGCCCAAGGAGATGCTGCCCATTATCGATAAGCCGATCATCCAATACGTGGTCGAAGAAGCCGTGGCCGCCGGCATCACCGACATCATCATCGTCGGCAGCGCCAACAAGCGCACCATCGAAGATCACTTCGATCACCAGTACGAGCTCGAGCAAAAATTGCGTAACGATGGCAAAACCGAGCTGGCCGAGCGCATGGAGCAAGTGGCCGAGCTCGGCAACTTTATCTACCTGCGCCAAAAAGGCCCCTACGGCAACGCTACGCCCGTGCTCAACGCCGCTCACTTGCTCAACCACGAGCCGTTCCTCGTGCTTTTCGCCGACGATTTCTTCAACTCCCAAGTGCCCCGCTCCGTCCAGCTCGTGGAGACCTTCGAACGGTTCGGTAAACCGGTCATCTCGCTCGTACCGGTCGATCCTTCGCGCGCCAAAAGCTACGGCGTGGCCGACATCAAGCACGCCGTCGACGACGACACGTTTGAGCTCGCCGGCCTGCTCGAAAAACCCGAGCCCGACGAAACCCCAGCGCACAATGGACACATTTATGCCTCCGTGGCCGGATACGTCTTCACCCCCGAAATGATGCAGTACGTCGAGGCCCTCGAGCCCGATAAAAGCGGCGAACTTGTGCTCGCCAATGCCATCAATGCGTATTCTAAGCACGAAACTGTCTACGGCCGCGTGATCGAGGGTCACTGGCACGACGCCGGCAACAAAGAAAAATACCTCGAAGCCATCGTCGATGTGGCCCTCGACGACCCCAAAATCGCGCCGGCCTTTCGCGATTATCTCGTAGCAAAGCTAAAAAACCCTGACCACCAATGA
- the guaA gene encoding glutamine-hydrolyzing GMP synthase has product MINTLTDVTAEILEEIAAEKQLRQTHEVFLLFAMGSQFDHLIKLTLDKFGVYCLVADPSQVTAEDVKRIAPTGIIVSGGPSSASENPPFDAAIYELGVPVLGICLGFQMWAAHHGATVAPSPRREFGVHELHYSADPTALLEGIPDGSKVLQSHGDRIEPGDQIQIFAATDNSPVAAGRLGHLWGVQFHPETTATEHGAKVYENFVFGIAGAKDRFPADDAAGRKVAEVRQEVGERKVLLALSGGSDSAVVATILQKALKPEQIRAVYIRGIDRPDDEANVHQYFGDLDLVIHDATDEFLGALAGHAAMHDKRVAMRGVYRQVLEAEAATFGAEYIAQGTLYTDLTESGGGHKTGARKAQIKLHHNAGLEFAYKELTPLDDMVKDTARAIGRSLGTNEALLVRHPFPGPGLVVRIEGEVTAENLRIARAADGIYLEELRQAGLYDTVWQAGAVVTHSHHTYSKGDDAGTGLVLALWAIWSVNGFTAEWAELPYDFLRAVSRRLTNEVSEIASVVYRISDKPPATIEWG; this is encoded by the coding sequence ATGATCAACACGCTCACCGACGTCACGGCCGAAATTCTCGAAGAAATCGCCGCCGAGAAGCAATTGCGCCAGACCCACGAGGTCTTTTTGCTCTTTGCCATGGGTAGCCAATTTGACCACCTCATCAAGCTCACGCTCGACAAATTCGGCGTGTATTGCCTCGTGGCCGACCCGTCGCAGGTGACGGCCGAGGACGTGAAGCGCATCGCTCCCACCGGCATTATCGTGTCGGGCGGGCCGTCTTCGGCCAGCGAGAACCCGCCCTTCGACGCCGCCATTTACGAGCTCGGCGTCCCGGTGCTCGGCATCTGCCTCGGCTTCCAGATGTGGGCCGCACACCACGGCGCCACCGTGGCCCCGTCGCCGCGGCGCGAATTTGGCGTGCACGAGCTGCATTACTCGGCCGACCCCACGGCGCTGCTTGAGGGCATCCCCGACGGCAGCAAGGTGCTCCAAAGCCACGGCGACCGCATCGAGCCGGGCGACCAAATCCAAATCTTCGCCGCCACCGACAATTCGCCCGTGGCCGCTGGCCGCCTCGGCCACCTCTGGGGTGTGCAATTCCACCCCGAAACCACCGCCACCGAGCACGGCGCCAAAGTTTACGAAAACTTCGTGTTTGGCATCGCCGGCGCCAAGGACCGCTTCCCGGCCGACGACGCCGCCGGGCGCAAAGTCGCCGAGGTACGCCAAGAAGTAGGGGAGCGCAAGGTGCTCCTGGCCCTATCCGGCGGCAGCGACAGCGCCGTGGTGGCCACCATTTTGCAAAAAGCGCTAAAGCCCGAGCAAATCCGCGCCGTCTACATCCGCGGCATCGACCGCCCCGACGATGAGGCCAACGTGCACCAATACTTCGGCGACCTCGACCTCGTCATCCACGACGCCACCGATGAATTCCTGGGAGCTCTGGCCGGCCACGCCGCCATGCACGACAAACGCGTGGCCATGCGCGGCGTCTACAGGCAAGTACTCGAGGCCGAAGCCGCCACCTTCGGCGCCGAATACATTGCCCAAGGCACGCTCTACACCGACCTCACCGAATCCGGCGGCGGCCACAAAACCGGCGCCCGCAAAGCCCAAATCAAGCTCCACCACAACGCCGGCCTCGAATTTGCCTACAAGGAGCTCACCCCGCTCGACGACATGGTCAAAGACACCGCCCGCGCCATCGGCCGCAGCCTCGGCACCAATGAAGCCCTGCTCGTCCGCCACCCATTCCCGGGCCCCGGCCTCGTGGTGCGCATCGAGGGCGAAGTCACGGCCGAAAACCTGCGCATCGCCCGCGCCGCCGACGGCATCTACCTCGAAGAGCTGCGCCAGGCCGGCCTCTACGACACCGTCTGGCAGGCCGGCGCCGTCGTCACCCACTCGCACCACACCTACTCCAAGGGCGACGACGCCGGCACCGGCCTGGTGCTCGCCCTCTGGGCCATCTGGAGCGTCAACGGCTTCACGGCCGAGTGGGCCGAGCTGCCCTACGATTTCCTCCGCGCTGTCTCCCGCCGCCTCACCAACGAAGTCTCCGAAATCGCCTCAGTGGTCTACCGCATCTCGGACAAGCCGCCGGCGACGATTGAATGGGGTTAA
- a CDS encoding GlsB/YeaQ/YmgE family stress response membrane protein, with protein MVTTIISWIILGALAGWIASMLTGTGERVNGWMNVAIGVIGAFIGGLILQLLGVSTTGGFSLGSLLTAILGAVILLSLVRALRRDTV; from the coding sequence ATGGTAACGACTATTATTTCGTGGATTATTTTGGGGGCGCTGGCGGGCTGGATTGCCTCGATGCTCACCGGCACCGGCGAGCGTGTGAACGGCTGGATGAACGTGGCGATCGGCGTCATTGGTGCGTTCATCGGCGGGCTGATTTTGCAGCTGCTGGGGGTGTCGACCACCGGCGGGTTTAGCCTGGGCAGCCTGCTGACGGCCATTTTGGGCGCGGTGATTTTGCTGTCGCTGGTGCGGGCACTTCGGCGCGATACGGTTTAG
- a CDS encoding phospholipase D-like domain-containing protein encodes MTNYQKPFETATGAKFRAGNRITLLQNGNEIFPAMLEAIRSAQTSIEFVTYVYWRSRVATQFADALCERARAGVTVRVLIDAVGGAIMSTRMVGQLERAGVRVGWFRPIRMGHLRRFNYRTHRKILLIDGRLGFTGGVGIADEWDGDASGPKHWRETHCRVEGPSCLDLFAGFADEWAESTREVLAPPAHAPEEAGHLSILTTPSAIGPRPTPIERLFAAAIAASTTQLWITTAYFVPGPQFIAALCAAAARGVDVRVLTNGPLSNHKSTLYAGRAHYEVLMHAGVKIYEYQRTVLHVKVMTVDHQWATLGSANFDNRSLVLNEELNISVADPTFVAPLDRQFRRDLKDALLITLESRRHRRWHQRLLETTSQAFGDHL; translated from the coding sequence ATGACGAATTACCAAAAACCCTTTGAAACCGCCACCGGCGCCAAATTTCGCGCGGGCAACCGGATCACCCTGCTGCAAAATGGCAACGAGATTTTCCCCGCCATGCTCGAGGCTATTCGCTCCGCCCAAACCAGCATCGAATTTGTCACCTACGTGTACTGGCGCAGCCGCGTGGCCACCCAGTTTGCCGACGCCCTCTGCGAACGCGCGCGGGCCGGCGTGACCGTTCGCGTGCTCATCGACGCCGTCGGCGGCGCCATCATGAGCACGCGCATGGTCGGGCAGCTCGAGCGCGCCGGCGTGCGGGTGGGATGGTTTCGGCCGATCCGCATGGGCCACTTGCGCCGGTTTAATTACCGCACCCACCGCAAAATCCTGCTCATCGACGGCCGCCTCGGTTTCACCGGCGGCGTGGGCATCGCCGACGAATGGGACGGCGACGCCTCGGGGCCCAAGCATTGGCGCGAAACGCACTGCCGCGTGGAGGGGCCGTCGTGCCTCGACCTGTTCGCCGGATTCGCCGACGAATGGGCCGAATCCACCCGCGAAGTGCTCGCGCCGCCGGCCCATGCTCCCGAGGAGGCCGGCCACCTCAGCATCCTCACCACCCCCAGTGCCATCGGTCCGCGGCCCACGCCCATCGAGCGGCTGTTTGCCGCCGCCATCGCCGCCAGCACCACGCAGCTGTGGATCACCACCGCCTACTTCGTGCCGGGCCCGCAGTTTATCGCCGCGCTCTGTGCCGCCGCCGCCCGGGGCGTCGATGTACGCGTGCTCACCAATGGCCCGCTCAGCAACCACAAGTCCACGCTCTACGCCGGCCGCGCTCACTACGAAGTGCTCATGCATGCCGGCGTCAAAATTTACGAATACCAGCGCACCGTGCTGCATGTGAAGGTAATGACCGTCGACCATCAATGGGCTACTCTAGGTTCGGCCAACTTCGACAACCGCTCGCTCGTGCTCAACGAAGAGCTCAATATCTCCGTCGCCGACCCCACCTTTGTGGCGCCGCTCGACCGCCAGTTCCGCCGTGATCTGAAGGATGCGCTGCTCATCACGCTCGAGTCGCGCCGCCATCGCCGCTGGCACCAGCGCCTACTCGAAACAACATCACAGGCATTTGGCGACCATCTGTAG
- the msrA gene encoding peptide-methionine (S)-S-oxide reductase MsrA yields the protein MTAATHPTQTIVLGGGCFWCLEAAYLMIRGVESSISGYAGGHVPNPNYEQVASQTTGHAEVVKLTFDPAVITYADILDIFWAIHDPTTRDRQGNDLGPEYRSIILYQDDEQQRLAEKSRNEAQKLWPNPIVTEIKPLEAFYEAEPEHQNYYAKNPDQGYCQVVINPKLAKLRKKFADRLKTKDTA from the coding sequence ATGACCGCAGCTACCCACCCTACCCAAACCATCGTCCTCGGTGGCGGCTGCTTCTGGTGCCTCGAAGCCGCCTATCTCATGATCAGGGGCGTCGAAAGCAGCATTTCCGGGTACGCCGGCGGGCATGTGCCCAACCCCAACTACGAGCAAGTGGCTTCCCAAACCACCGGCCACGCCGAAGTAGTCAAACTCACTTTCGATCCGGCTGTCATCACTTACGCCGACATCCTCGATATTTTCTGGGCTATCCACGACCCCACCACGCGAGATCGCCAGGGCAACGACCTCGGCCCCGAGTACCGTTCCATTATTTTGTACCAAGACGACGAACAACAACGCCTAGCCGAAAAATCCCGAAACGAAGCCCAAAAACTCTGGCCAAATCCCATCGTCACCGAAATCAAACCGCTCGAGGCCTTCTACGAAGCCGAGCCCGAGCACCAAAATTATTACGCCAAAAACCCCGACCAAGGCTACTGCCAGGTGGTAATTAACCCCAAATTAGCTAAACTACGAAAAAAGTTTGCCGACCGCTTAAAAACGAAGGATACCGCATGA
- a CDS encoding DUF1003 domain-containing protein, with translation MALINPNQYIRQFRDFGDRLADGITAFAGNMIFVYFHVLWFGFWIAAGLGTFGHQYEFDTFPFGLLTMVVSLEAIFLSTFVMISQNRASQKSEIRSQLDYETDIQAEREIAIIMRTLVRIAEKHGVKIDDLTTEMDEVKNLAKREADRRTQSRHKRRFGSSTKADQ, from the coding sequence GTGGCCCTCATCAACCCCAATCAATACATCCGCCAATTCCGCGACTTCGGCGACCGGCTCGCCGATGGCATCACTGCCTTTGCCGGCAACATGATCTTCGTATACTTCCATGTGCTCTGGTTTGGCTTCTGGATCGCCGCCGGCCTAGGCACGTTCGGTCACCAATACGAATTCGACACGTTCCCGTTTGGCCTCCTCACCATGGTGGTATCGCTCGAAGCCATCTTCCTCTCCACCTTCGTCATGATTAGCCAAAACCGCGCCTCGCAAAAATCCGAAATCCGCTCCCAGCTCGACTACGAAACCGACATCCAAGCCGAGCGTGAAATCGCCATCATTATGCGTACGCTCGTTCGCATCGCCGAGAAACACGGCGTTAAAATCGACGACCTCACCACCGAAATGGACGAAGTCAAAAACCTCGCCAAGCGCGAAGCCGACCGGCGCACGCAGTCGCGCCACAAGCGCCGCTTTGGCTCCAGCACCAAGGCCGACCAGTAG
- a CDS encoding NUDIX domain-containing protein: protein MTVTIKVGCEAYIVRDGKLLLGRRKNVFGHGTWALPGGHLEPLERADECIAREIHEELGITIAPATAQLVAVTDGLYPERDAHYIHLTFRVDIGPQEPKLAEPDRCSEWRWCDPAALPIPLFAPHAAILATIASGHTYRFLLE from the coding sequence GTGACGGTCACGATCAAAGTCGGCTGCGAGGCCTACATTGTGCGCGACGGCAAGCTGCTGCTCGGACGGCGCAAAAACGTCTTTGGCCACGGCACATGGGCGCTACCCGGCGGCCATCTGGAGCCCCTAGAGCGCGCCGATGAATGCATCGCCCGCGAAATCCACGAGGAGCTCGGCATCACCATCGCGCCCGCTACCGCCCAGCTGGTGGCCGTCACCGACGGCCTCTATCCCGAGCGCGACGCGCATTACATTCATCTCACCTTCCGCGTGGATATTGGCCCTCAGGAACCAAAATTAGCCGAGCCCGACCGCTGCTCCGAATGGCGCTGGTGCGACCCCGCGGCGCTGCCCATACCGCTCTTTGCGCCTCATGCCGCCATTCTCGCCACCATCGCCAGCGGTCACACCTACCGTTTTTTGCTAGAATAG
- a CDS encoding lipase family protein yields MKLKKWHPKAKKGSAPRYRVRPAVILVLVLTLFEAVVVLWNNHVPAPDFTGATPAIPTQSRPAPGNVVAVDSVEQFDSAKTTVVIHHNFPAGVPNEASPVTKVTFQYQSQLPGGEFVTEYGRAYLPTGDSSNLPTLAFAPGTTGIGDQCAPSLENPATGAWGGYDSHLSAYAVQGYAVVTTDYEGLRDPSRLHHYMVGELEGRALLDAVRALRRLPEAKNRLSSTNIFLSGYSQGGHAAFWADKIAARYAPDVRPLGVVGWGPVMSVEQTLTDITHGANINWFGPNVLVSYEDYYHQSYPGILLPRRQPSLVAEVVAHCIDTDLPYWGHTPVGLYTPEFIAAAGTGTLAAGFPEFAKVLAGNAVGDDPTPSAKRINQGARDNVVLPAQQTAALPLLCSSSVGPVGYYAYPNTTHYDAMQHSFSDTLAWMRTLAAGQTVPSTCR; encoded by the coding sequence ATGAAACTAAAAAAATGGCATCCCAAAGCCAAAAAAGGTTCAGCCCCTCGCTACCGAGTGCGTCCGGCGGTGATACTCGTGCTTGTGCTCACGCTCTTTGAGGCAGTCGTGGTGCTCTGGAACAATCATGTACCCGCGCCCGATTTCACCGGCGCCACGCCCGCGATACCCACCCAGAGCCGCCCGGCCCCCGGAAACGTTGTAGCGGTCGACAGCGTCGAGCAATTCGACAGCGCCAAAACCACCGTCGTCATCCATCACAATTTTCCGGCCGGAGTGCCGAACGAAGCTAGTCCCGTCACCAAGGTCACATTCCAGTACCAGTCGCAGCTGCCGGGCGGGGAATTTGTGACGGAGTACGGCCGCGCCTACCTGCCCACTGGAGACAGCAGCAATCTGCCCACCCTCGCCTTCGCGCCCGGCACCACCGGCATCGGCGATCAGTGCGCGCCCAGCCTCGAAAACCCCGCCACCGGCGCCTGGGGCGGCTACGACTCGCACCTGAGCGCCTACGCCGTCCAGGGGTACGCGGTCGTCACCACCGACTACGAAGGCCTACGCGACCCCAGCCGCCTGCACCACTACATGGTGGGTGAGCTCGAGGGTCGGGCCCTGCTCGATGCCGTGCGGGCGCTGCGAAGGCTTCCGGAAGCCAAAAATCGCCTGAGTAGCACCAATATTTTCCTCTCCGGCTACTCCCAGGGTGGCCACGCGGCCTTCTGGGCCGACAAAATCGCCGCCCGCTACGCCCCCGATGTCCGGCCGCTGGGCGTGGTGGGCTGGGGGCCGGTGATGAGCGTGGAGCAGACACTCACCGACATCACCCACGGCGCCAACATCAACTGGTTTGGCCCCAACGTGCTCGTAAGCTACGAGGATTACTACCACCAGAGCTACCCCGGCATCTTGCTGCCGCGCCGCCAGCCGAGTCTCGTCGCCGAGGTCGTGGCCCATTGCATCGACACCGACCTGCCCTACTGGGGCCACACCCCCGTGGGCCTCTATACGCCCGAATTTATCGCCGCCGCCGGGACCGGTACACTAGCGGCCGGCTTCCCCGAATTCGCCAAAGTGCTCGCGGGCAACGCCGTGGGCGACGATCCCACCCCCAGCGCCAAGCGCATCAACCAAGGCGCACGCGACAACGTGGTGCTGCCCGCCCAGCAAACCGCCGCCCTGCCCCTGCTGTGCAGCTCGAGCGTGGGGCCGGTCGGATACTACGCCTACCCCAACACCACCCACTACGACGCCATGCAGCACAGCTTTAGCGACACCCTGGCCTGGATGCGCACCTTGGCGGCTGGCCAAACGGTGCCATCTACCTGCAGGTAG